TCGCATCCTTGACCCAGCACGGTCGCGGTGTCTCGGTTGGGTTTAGCGATGGCTCGTCCGGCGAGTACGAGCTGGTGGTCGGTGCCGATGGCATTTCTTCGACCGTGCGGAGGCTCACGCTGAGCACCGCTGCGCCCGCCGATCTCGGCGCGATGAACTGGCGCGGGATTGCGCCGATCCGCCCGCGTGGCTTGACGAGCCTACGATTCTTGCTGGGTGATGCGTGCTTCTTCGGCCTGTGCCCCGTCGGCGAGGGGCGCACGTACGGCTTTGGCTACGTTATGCAGCCGCGGTTCCGCGATCCTGTGGATGGCCGGCTTACACGCCTGCGCGCCCGTTTTGCGGATTTTGGCGATCTCGTACAAGAGTACCTGGCCTCCCTGGAGGGCGACGAGCAGGTCCACTGTTCGGCCATGGAGTGGGTCGATGTCGACGAGTGGCATACCGGCCGGGTAGTGCTCATCGGCGACGCCGCGCACGCCAGCTCACCGCTCATGGGCCAGGGAGGCTGTATGGCGATGGAGGACGCGTACGTGCTCGCCGAAGTGTTGCGTTCGGCGGCCACCATAGAGAGCGCCCTGGCGAATTACGTCAACCGCCGCAATCCGCGCGTCAAGTGGGTCCAGCAGCAGAGTATGGCCACCGCAGAAGCCTTGCGCAATCCGCCCGCCGTCCGGAACGCCGCCCTGCGCGAACGAGGTGATCAGATGATGCGGTCGCGGTTCGGACCGCTCGTCCCCGCTCCATGATCAGGCTGCGCTAGGTAATCCGGCACGCCGCTCATTCTACTGTCCCGCCGGACAGGCCGCCA
This genomic stretch from bacterium harbors:
- a CDS encoding FAD-dependent monooxygenase, whose amino-acid sequence is MADIERILIVGGGIAGLTLAGALHERAFRPELVERSPSWDEIAIGAGIGVQANGMRVLRALGMAAAVEQAGWVNRRWCFCDQRGEVLCETDLEALWGDAAPFVGIERTKLHQVLVAGAAAVPQRLGISVASLTQHGRGVSVGFSDGSSGEYELVVGADGISSTVRRLTLSTAAPADLGAMNWRGIAPIRPRGLTSLRFLLGDACFFGLCPVGEGRTYGFGYVMQPRFRDPVDGRLTRLRARFADFGDLVQEYLASLEGDEQVHCSAMEWVDVDEWHTGRVVLIGDAAHASSPLMGQGGCMAMEDAYVLAEVLRSAATIESALANYVNRRNPRVKWVQQQSMATAEALRNPPAVRNAALRERGDQMMRSRFGPLVPAP